In Rosa chinensis cultivar Old Blush chromosome 1, RchiOBHm-V2, whole genome shotgun sequence, a genomic segment contains:
- the LOC112183351 gene encoding protein BOBBER 1, with protein MAIISDIQEEQQQSSAQAKSASASASASASSSSGARVGATSFSTKFDRNNTSGFLEKALEFLAQESDFMRRPTAERDLVAIFKAVREKERKKMEEERKKRWAAEEEEKKKKEAEVKAKEEPKAEPKVVEEKKEKEVEEKSGKRVPNKGNGLDMEKYSWTQSLQEVNIIIPVPAGTKSRDIVYEAKKNRLKFGLKGQPLIIDGELYQSIKPDDCLWSIEDQTAVSILLTKHNQLEWWKALLKGDPEIDTQKVEPEPSKLSDLDSETRQTVEKMMFDQRQKQMGLPTSEEMQKQEILKKFMSEHPEMDFSRAKIQ; from the exons ATGGCGATAATCTCCGATATCCAAGAGGAGCAGCAACAGAGCTCAGCGCAAGCCAAATCGGCGTCGGCGTCGGCGTCGGCGTCGGCGTCGTCGTCGTCGGGGGCGAGAGTGGGAGCGACCTCGTTTAGCACGAAGTTCGATCGGAACAACACGTCGGGGTTTCTGGAGAAGGCGTTGGAGTTTCTGGCGCAGGAGAGCGACTTCATGAGGCGGCCGACGGCGGAGAGGGATCTGGTGGCGATATTCAAGGCGGTgagggagaaggagaggaagaagatggaggaggagaggaagaagaggtgggcggcggaggaggaggagaagaagaagaaggaggcggAGGTCAAGGCCAAGGAGGAGCCTAAGGCGGAGCCCAAGgtggtggaggagaagaaggagaaggaggtggaggagaagaGTGGCAAGAGAG TTCCAAACAAAGGGAATGGGCTTGATATGGAGAAGTACTCATGGACCCAGAGTCTGCAGGAGGTTAATATAATCATTCCAGTGCCTGCTGGAACTAAATCAAGGGATATTGTTTATGAGGCAAAGAAGAACCGTCTGAAGTTTGGACTGAAGGGTCAGCCTCTTATAATTGAT GGGGAGCTCTATCAGTCTATCAAGCCTGATGATTGCTTATGGAGCATAG AGGATCAAACTGCTGTCTCTATTCTCCTGACCAAACACAACCAACTGGAGTGGTGGAAAGCTCTGCTGAAAGGTGACCCTGAAATAGACACTCAGAAAGTTGAACCGGAGCCAAGCAAATTGTCTGACCTGGATTCAGAAACACGTCAGACCGTCGAAAAAATGATG TTTGATCAGCGGCAGAAGCAGATGGGCCTTCCAACCAGTGAGGAGATGCAGAAGCAGGAGATCTTGAAGAAATTTATGTCTGAG CATCCGGAAATGGA